The Rothia sp. SD9660Na DNA segment AAACCGTCGGCGGCGAAGAACGCCTGATCGGAAACATCGTTGAGGAATCTGAAGAGTTCGGCACCATCATCGGGTTCGAAAACCACTCGGGGCTCACCTATCTCTCCGGCGACACCAAGCCCCTGGCCACCGTCACCAAGGGCGAGGGCAACAACAAGGAAGATTCCGGCGAGGGCGCCCGCGTCCACAACGTCATTGGAACCTACCTGCACGGCTCCCTGCTACCCAAGAACCCGGCCATCTCGGACTTCCTCATCAAGCAGGCTGCTATCAAGAAGTACGGTGAGTTCACCCCCGTCGTCATCGACGACACCCTCGTGGAAAAGGCGCGCGCCTCAGCGTCCGCCCGTCCACGCTAGAATAGTACGAGGTACATCGCGCCCGCCCGCGTGCAGGCGCACCAGACGAATAAGGAGAATCATGTCAGGTCACTCCAAATGGGCCACAACCAAGCATAAGAAGGCAGCCATTGACGCCAAGCGCGCCAAGGCCTTCGCTAAGTACATTAAGGCAATTGAAGTTGCAGCTCGCATGGGTGGCCCCGACCCGGCAGGTAACCCCGCCCTCGACCTTGCAGTATCAAAGGCCAAGAAGAACTCTGTTCCCAACGACAACGTTGAGCGCGCTATCAAGCGCGGCGCCGGTCTAACCGGTGAAGCCGTTGACTACACCGAAATCATGTACGAGGCCCGCGGCCCCCAGGGTACCGCCCTCTACATTGAATGTCTGACCGACAACCGCAACCGTGCAGCCGCTGAGGTTCGCACCGCAGTTACCCGCAACGGTGGCACCATGGCGGACTCCGGATCTGTAGCCTTCCTCTTCGAGCGCAAGGGCGTTGCTGAAGTTGCTAAGACCGAGGGCCTGACTGAGGATGACGTCCTCATGGCAGTGCTCGACGCCGGCGCTGAGGAAGTCATCGACGAGGGTGAGATCTTCACCGTTGTCTCAGAGGCAACCGACCTGCCCGCTATCCGCAAGGCTCTGGAAGAGGCTGAGCTCGAGTACAACAACGACGACCCGGTCTTCCGCCCCACTATGCAGGTAGACCTGGACGCCGAAGGTGCTAAGAAGTTCCTCAAGCTTGCCGACGCCATCGAAGAACTAGACGACGTACAGAACGTCTACTCCAACGCAGACATCAGCGAAGCCGTTATGGCCGAGCTCGAAGCTGAGTAACCAGCAGGGAAAGGAGGAGCGCGTGGCCCCGGCTCACGGCACCTCACACCAGCGCCCGGAACCCGCACCGCGAGTTCCGGGCGCTGCCCGCATTCTGGGGGTCGACCCGGGTCTCACCAGGTGCGGTTTCGGTTTGGTCGATATGACGTCCAACCGCAAGGCCCATTTCGTGAACGTGGGGGTGGCTGGTACTGCCGCATCAGAGAGCCTGGACGCCCGCATCCTCAAGATTCTGCGCGCCGCCGAAGCCTGGCTCGATACCTACCAGCCCGATGCCCTGGCCATTGAGCGAGTTTTTGCCCAGGAGCAGGTCAATACCGTTATCGGAACTGCCCATGCCTCAGGCGTGGTCATCGCAGCTGCCGCTGCACGCGGTGTGCCGGTACACTTTCACACCCCCTCAGAGGTTAAGGCGGCTGTGACGGGCTCCGGACGCGCCGATAAGGCCTCGGTGGGTCGCATGGTCACCCGCATTTTGGGGCTTGACACGATGCCCAAGCCTGCAGACGCGGCGGACGCCCTCGCTCTAGCTATCTGCCACGGTTGGCGCGGCGGTGGTATTGGCTCGGGCATTAACATGGCAGCCACTACCCAAACCCATCAGGGGTCAAACCCGGCGGCAGCACGGCGAACGTCCCAGCTCACCCCCGCCCAGCGGGCCTGGATGGAGGCAGAGGCAAGGGCACGAAGGTAGGGCGAGGGTCTTGGGTAGGCGGCGGACTCACAGCGAAGCTGCTGGCTCGGGGCTGGCGTGAATCGCGTAACGAGCGTAGCGAGTCGCGCGAGAGGGTCGGCAGTGAGCGTGAGTCCGCTGCTTGCCCGCAACATACAAGACACACGTTTCTTGTACTAGTACATATATTCGAATAGAATTGGTTTCATGATTAGCTCACTGACCGGTACCGTGACCCACCTGGGGTTGGAGACCGCTGTTATCGATGTAAACGGTTTTGGCATGCTGGTGCACCTCAACGCCCGTACCGCCTCGCAGCTGCGCCTGGGGGAGAAGGCAACGGTTCTGACCACCATGATTGTGCGTGAGGACTCCATGACCCTCTACGGCTTTGCTGACCCTGCCGAGCGTGAGGTCTTTGACATGATGCTGTCGGTGTCGGGTATTGGTCCGCGCATTGCCCTAGCTGTGCTCGGCGTGCATACCCCGGCCGAGGTTGAGCGCGCTGTGGCCACCGGTGACGATAAGGCCTTCACTAAAGTACCCGGTATCGGCCCCAAGGGGGCGCGCCGTATCGTCCTGGAGCTTGCTGGCAAGCTGATTTTGGCAGACGGCGCTACCGACCAGCTGCCGATTGACCAGGGCGTGAGCTGGAAGCCTCAGGTGCAGGACGCCCTGACCAGCCTGGGCTGGAACGAGCGCGATGCAGTCAGTGCCATCGAGTCCTTTATCGAACATTACCCGAAGGCCGAGACCATGGGTGTGGCTGAGGCCCTGCGTTCCGTGCTGGCCTCACTGGGTAACCAGAACACGGTAGGTCGATAGGTAATCTATGAGTCAGTTCCCTCATGCCGATGGGCAGATTCCCGGCCAGCGCCTGGTTTCGATGGATGAAGAACCCGAAGAAAAGATGATTGAGGCGGCCCTGCGCCCCAAGTCCCTTGATGACTTTGTGGGCCAGCAGCGCGTGCGTCAGCAGTTGTCCCTGGTGCTTGAAGCATCGAAGATGCGCGGACGCTCGGCCGACCACGTGCTCCTGTCGGGCCCTCCCGGCCTGGGTAAGACCACCCTGGCCATGATTATTGCTGCCGAGATGGATGCCCCCCTGCGTATTACCTCCGGCCCGGCTATTCAACATTCGGGTGATCTGGCTGCGATTCTCTCCTCTTTGACCCCGGGCGAGGTGCTCTTTCTCGACGAAATCCACCGAATGAGTCGCCCGGCTGAAGAAATGCTCTACATGGCCATGGAAGATTTCCGAGTGGACATCGTGGTGGGTAAGGGAGCCGGTGCTACCTCTATCCCGCTAGAGCTACCGCCCTTCACTTTGGTGGGGGCAACCACTCGCGCGGGCCTGCTGCCCGGGCCCTTGCGTGACCGCTTCGGCTTTACCGGACACCTAGAGTTTTACTCCGTGGCCGAGCTGGAAAGCGTCATCCGCCGGTCGGCTGGCCTGATGGAACTCAATATCAGCCCCGAAGGCTTTGCAGAGATTGCGGGTCGGTCCCGGGGCACGCCTCGTATCGCCAACCGCCTGCTACGTCGTGTGCGTGACTGGGCTCTGGTGAATGGTATTGACCGTATCGAAGCCTCAGCCGCTGCCACAGCCTTGAATATGTATGAGGTCGATGAGCGCGGCCTGGACCGCCTAGACCGTGCTGTGCTCGAAGCTCTGATTACTAAGTTCGGCGGGGGACCGGTGGGCCTCTCAACCCTAGCTATTGCAGTGGGCGAAGAGACCGAAACCGTCGAGAC contains these protein-coding regions:
- a CDS encoding YebC/PmpR family DNA-binding transcriptional regulator; the protein is MSGHSKWATTKHKKAAIDAKRAKAFAKYIKAIEVAARMGGPDPAGNPALDLAVSKAKKNSVPNDNVERAIKRGAGLTGEAVDYTEIMYEARGPQGTALYIECLTDNRNRAAAEVRTAVTRNGGTMADSGSVAFLFERKGVAEVAKTEGLTEDDVLMAVLDAGAEEVIDEGEIFTVVSEATDLPAIRKALEEAELEYNNDDPVFRPTMQVDLDAEGAKKFLKLADAIEELDDVQNVYSNADISEAVMAELEAE
- the ruvC gene encoding crossover junction endodeoxyribonuclease RuvC, with protein sequence MAPAHGTSHQRPEPAPRVPGAARILGVDPGLTRCGFGLVDMTSNRKAHFVNVGVAGTAASESLDARILKILRAAEAWLDTYQPDALAIERVFAQEQVNTVIGTAHASGVVIAAAAARGVPVHFHTPSEVKAAVTGSGRADKASVGRMVTRILGLDTMPKPADAADALALAICHGWRGGGIGSGINMAATTQTHQGSNPAAARRTSQLTPAQRAWMEAEARARR
- the ruvA gene encoding Holliday junction branch migration protein RuvA, with amino-acid sequence MISSLTGTVTHLGLETAVIDVNGFGMLVHLNARTASQLRLGEKATVLTTMIVREDSMTLYGFADPAEREVFDMMLSVSGIGPRIALAVLGVHTPAEVERAVATGDDKAFTKVPGIGPKGARRIVLELAGKLILADGATDQLPIDQGVSWKPQVQDALTSLGWNERDAVSAIESFIEHYPKAETMGVAEALRSVLASLGNQNTVGR
- the ruvB gene encoding Holliday junction branch migration DNA helicase RuvB, producing the protein MSQFPHADGQIPGQRLVSMDEEPEEKMIEAALRPKSLDDFVGQQRVRQQLSLVLEASKMRGRSADHVLLSGPPGLGKTTLAMIIAAEMDAPLRITSGPAIQHSGDLAAILSSLTPGEVLFLDEIHRMSRPAEEMLYMAMEDFRVDIVVGKGAGATSIPLELPPFTLVGATTRAGLLPGPLRDRFGFTGHLEFYSVAELESVIRRSAGLMELNISPEGFAEIAGRSRGTPRIANRLLRRVRDWALVNGIDRIEASAAATALNMYEVDERGLDRLDRAVLEALITKFGGGPVGLSTLAIAVGEETETVETVAEPYLVREGLIGRTPRGRVALPAAWEHLGLEAPDLS